The following proteins come from a genomic window of Streptomyces sp. GS7:
- a CDS encoding pentapeptide repeat-containing protein gives MAALTVLGVVFVVLPGVVVDHDLAGAHIAPQDRLNAVNSVRTMLLQAVGGLVVLFGAYATWRQLRVSQDSLRATQEGHVTDRFSRAVDQLGSDKLDVRIGALHALWRIAEHSVRDRDAVISIQAAYLRTHLPWPPTGPDGPAAEVPVNDVAPLETRAADAQVALTGLGVLCEHREQSWVNLSVTDLRRADCDGLWLPEVNLDRACMEAASLYHANLTQASLVSVNLRHADLKTAILRRTRCVLSDLRGARLVETDLHEGDFTGADLREANLRKADAAGAVFHQADLRQADLRGTDLSTADLTQAQLDGALASEHTNWPAGFDPATAGVVVTEDPGPEPAPLLQPPALATHHPPLRSRP, from the coding sequence ATGGCGGCACTGACCGTGCTGGGCGTGGTGTTCGTCGTGCTACCGGGTGTGGTGGTCGATCACGATCTCGCCGGGGCGCACATCGCCCCGCAGGACCGACTGAACGCGGTCAACAGCGTCCGCACGATGCTACTGCAGGCGGTCGGCGGCCTGGTCGTCCTCTTTGGCGCGTACGCCACCTGGCGGCAGCTACGGGTCAGCCAGGACAGCCTGCGCGCCACACAGGAGGGCCACGTCACCGACCGGTTCAGCCGCGCGGTCGACCAGCTCGGCAGCGACAAACTGGATGTGCGCATCGGCGCGCTCCACGCCCTGTGGCGGATCGCGGAGCACTCGGTCCGGGACCGTGATGCCGTCATCTCGATCCAGGCTGCCTATCTGCGCACGCACCTGCCCTGGCCGCCCACTGGGCCGGACGGTCCGGCGGCAGAGGTGCCAGTCAACGACGTTGCGCCGCTGGAGACCCGCGCCGCCGACGCCCAGGTGGCGCTGACCGGCCTCGGCGTGCTGTGCGAGCACCGAGAGCAGTCCTGGGTCAACCTCAGCGTCACCGATCTGCGCCGAGCCGACTGCGACGGGCTGTGGCTGCCCGAGGTCAACCTCGACCGCGCCTGTATGGAGGCGGCGAGCCTCTACCACGCCAACCTCACTCAGGCGTCCCTGGTCTCGGTCAACCTGCGGCACGCCGACCTCAAGACCGCGATCCTGCGTCGCACCCGCTGTGTCCTGTCCGACCTGCGCGGTGCGCGACTGGTCGAAACCGATCTGCACGAGGGCGACTTCACCGGGGCCGACCTACGCGAGGCGAACCTGCGCAAGGCCGACGCGGCTGGCGCGGTCTTCCACCAGGCCGATCTGCGCCAGGCCGACCTGCGCGGCACCGACCTGAGCACAGCCGACCTGACCCAGGCGCAGCTGGACGGTGCCCTGGCCAGCGAGCACACCAACTGGCCTGCCGGCTTCGACCCCGCGACCGCCGGCGTCGTTGTCACCGAGGACCCCGGCCCCGAGCCTGCGCCCCTGCTCCAACCGCCGGCGTTGGCCACGCACCACCCACCCCTACGCTCGCGCCCTTGA